From Coregonus clupeaformis isolate EN_2021a unplaced genomic scaffold, ASM2061545v1 scaf2223, whole genome shotgun sequence, a single genomic window includes:
- the LOC123488361 gene encoding olfactory receptor 11A1-like codes for MENSTHFKVFRLAAYGDIGQLKYFYFAVVTVLYFVIILANSFLIGVICIERSLHEPMYLFICALFVNQLYGSTGLFPALMFYLLSDTRDISLLYCCLQIYVLYTYSLTEFSNLAVMSYDRYIAICYPLEYNNIMTPKIICGLILLPWVYSFFINAIIISLTLRLQFCGNVLDRVYCDNYSVVMLACSNTILNNISGLAGALLTFSCTTFPTIYSYVRILQICLKSSKETKQKAFNTCTPHIASLLNFFFGCLFVIVQGRYDAAHLPPILRTILFVYFLVCPPLFNPFMYGIRMVKIRQACIKVLGLNPEK; via the coding sequence ATGGAGAACTCTACTCACTTCAAGGTCTTTAGGCTTGCTGCATACGGTGATATCGGACAATTGAAGTATTTCTACTTTGCTGTAGTAACTGTATTATATTTTGTCATCATTCTTGCCAATTCTTTCCTTATTGGAGTTATCTGCATTGAAAGAAGCCTTCATGAACCCATGTATCTGTTTATATGTGCTTTGTTTGTTAATCAGTTGTATGGGAGCACTGGTTTGTTTCCTGCTCTCATGTTTTACTTGCTCTCTGACACACGTGATATTTCCCTTCTTTATTGTTGTCTCCAGATTTATGTGTTGTACACATACAGTTTAACAgaatttagtaatttagcagttaTGTCCTATGACAGGTACATTGCTATTTGTTATCCTCTAGAATATAACAATATTATGACACCTAAAATAATTTGTGGCTTAATTCTACTGCCCTGGGTGTATTCTTTTTTCATCAACGCCATCATTATCTCCCTGACTTTGCGACTGCAATTTTGTGGTAACGTTCTAGATAGAGTGTATTGTGACAACTACTCCGTAGTCATGCTTGCATGTTCAAATACTATACTGAATAACATATCGGGTCTTGCTGGCGCTTTGCTGACTTTTTCTTGTACTACATTTCCTACCATATACTCATATGTAAGAATTCTACAAATATGTTTAAAGTCTTCAAAAGAGACGAAACAGAAAGCATTTAACACTTGTACGCCACATATAGCCTCTTTGCTGAACTTCTTCTTTGGCTGTTTATTTGTGATTGTACAAGGCAGATATGATGCTGCACATCTTCCACCTATACTTCGcactattttatttgtttattttctgGTATGTCCACCACTTTTCAATCCTTTTATGTATGGCATTAGGATGGTTAAAATCAGGCAGGCTTGTATAAAGGTACTAGGCCTAAACCCTGAAAAATAA